A stretch of DNA from Rhodoluna sp. KAS3:
GTGAGGTTGCCGCTAACCTACGCAAGCTACGTAAGCCAGAGCCATACAAGGGCAAGGGTGTTCGTTACGCAGGCGAGGTTGTTCGTCGCAAGGCCGGAAAGGCTGGTAAGTAAACATGGGTCTCATTCCTAAGACTCGCGGCAAGAGCAAGAGCGCTGCACGTACTCGTCGCCACCTTCGTCTTCGTAAGAAGATCAAGGGTGACGCACTTCGTCCACGCCTAGTTGTTAACCGCTCAGCACGTCACGTATTCGTCCAGGTTGTAGACGACACCAAGGGCATCACCTTGGTTTCAGCTTCAACCATGGAAGCTAACTTCCGTCAGTCAGCTGACGACAAGAGCGCAAAGTCAAAGGCGGTTGGTCTGCTAATCGCTGAGCGCGCAAAGAAGGCCGGCATCTCTGAGGTTGTATTCGACCGCGGTGGTAACAAGTACGCAGGTCGTATCGCAGCTATCGCTGATGGCGCACGTGAAGGTGGGTTGGTCCTCTAATGGCTGATAACAAGGAGCAAAAGTTGTCTACTGAGACTACTGACGCAGCAGCAACAGCTGTTGCCACAGAGACCGTAGAGCCTAACGAGCGCGAAGCTCGCCGTGGTTCACGCGACCGTGCACCTCGTGGTGACCGTCGTGAGCGCGAGACCGAGAAGAGCCCATTCCTAGAGCGCGTTGTAACCATCAACCGTGTTTCAAAGGTGGTCAAGGGTGGTCGTCGCTTCAGCTTCACCGCACTAGTAGTTGTCGGTGACGGCAATGGTCTAGTTGGCGTTGGTTACGGAAAATCTAAGGAAGTTCCGTCAGCAATCGCTAAGGGTGTTGAAGAGGCAAAGAAGAACTTCTTCCGCGTCCCACGCATCGCAAGCACCATTCCTCACCCAGTCCAGGGTGAGGCAGCTGCAGGTGTAGTTCTACTTCGCCCAGCCGCTGCGGGTACCGGTGTTATCGCCGGTGGTCCAGTGCGTGCAGTGCTTGAGTGTGCAGGTATCCACGATGTACTTTCAAAGTCATTGGGATCTTCAAACACCATCAACATCGTTCACGCCACCATCGAGGCACTGCGCCAGCTCGAAGAGCCAGCAGCAGTTGCAGCTCGTCGTGGTCTATCGCTTGAAGAAGTTGCTCCGGCAGGTCTTCTTCGCCAGCAGAAGGCAGGTGCCTAATGGCTACTAGTCTCAAGGTAACCCAGATCAAGAGTGCAATCGGCAACAAGCCAAACCAGCGCGAGACCCTTCGTAGTCTCGGACTAAAGCGCATCGGCGACATCATCGTCAAAGATGACAGCCTTGTAGTACGCGGTATGGTTCGCACCGTTGCCCACCTAGTTAAGGTCGAGGAGATCAACTAATGGCTGACGAAAAGAAGGCTCCAGCAGCTAAGGCTGCTCCAAAGGCTGCTGCAAAGCCAGCTGCCGAGAAGGCTCCAGCAAAGGCTGCTGCTCCAAAGGCTGCTGCAAAGCCAGCTGCTGAAAAGGCTGCACCTACAAAGGCTGCTGCACCGAAGGCTGCTGCTGAAGAGAAGGAAGCTAAGGCTGCCGCTCCGAAGGCTGCTCCAAAGGCTGCTGCAAAGAAGGCTGAAAAGCCTGCTGCTGAGAAGTCAAACGTTCTAAAGTTGCACCACCTTCGTCCAGCACCGGGCTCTAAGAAAGAGCGCACCCGTGTTGGTCGTGGTGAGGCATCTAAGGGTAAGACCGCAGGTCGTGGTACCAAGGGTACTAAGGCTCGTTACCAGGTTCGCCCTGGCTTCGAGGGTGGTGGCGTACGTCTAGTAATGCGTACACCTAAGCTTCGTGGTTTCAAGAACCCATTCCGCGTTGAATACCAGGTAGTAAACGTTGAGACTCTTGCTGAGCTATTCCCAGCAGGTGGCACCGTTACTGTTGCTGATCTAGTAGCCAAGGGCGCCGTTCGCAAGAACGAGCCGGTCAAGGTCCTAGGAAACGGCGACATCTCGGTTAAACTCAATGTCACAGTCGACAAGGTATCTGAGTCTGCAAAGGCAAAGATTGTCGCTGCTGGTGGCTCAGTCAACGACTAGTCGCTGACTAGTAAAGATTTAGCCAGGAGGCTTTAAGTTGCTTAGCGCTATTGTTCGTGCATTCCGTACACCGGATCTCCGTAACAAGCTTGCATTCACTCTTGCAATCGTTGCCATTTTCCGTTTGGGCTCGTTTATTCCTGCTCCATTCGTTGACTATGGCAACGTGCAAAAGTGTCTTGCACAGACCCAGAACACCAGCGGGCTCTACGAGCTCGTCAACCTGTTCTCGGGTGGCGCTTTGCTTCAGCTTTCTATCTTTGCGCTGGGAATCATGCCGTACATCACGGCTTCGATCATCACCCAGTTGCTTCGAGTTGTAATTCCTCGCTTTGAGGCGCTTTCAAAAGAAGGCGCTTCAGGCCAGGCAACTCTTACTCAGTACACTCGCTACCTAACCATCGCTCTCGGTGTATTGCAGTCAACCACTTTGATTGCAGTTGCTCGCCAGGGAGCATTGTTCGGTGCAGACTGTGTGCTTCCGATCCTCACTGACTCATCACCTATCGCAGTTGGTCTTATGGTTCTAACCATGACCGCCGGTACCGGTCTGATCATGTGGATGGGTGAGCTAATCACTGAGCGCGGCGTCGGCAACGGTATGTCGCTTCTAATCTTCACCTCAATTGCTTCTACCTTCCCAGCTTCACTTGCTGGCATTGCGCAGACCAAGAGCATTGAGACCTTGCTTGTAGTTCTAGCCATCGGTGTAGTTGTGGTTGGCCTGGTTATCCTGGTCGAACAGTCACAGCGCCGCATTCCGGTTCAGTACGCAAAGCGTATGGTTGGCCGTCGCACCTATGGTGGCCAGAGCACCTACATTCCAATCAAGGTGAACATGGCTGGTGTTGTTCCAGTTATCTTCGCGTCATCACTTCTTTACTTGCCAGCTCTGATTGCTCAGTTCAACCAGCCAGATGCAAACGGCAAGGTAGCTGACTGGGTTACTTGGGTTTCTAACTACCTAACCCAGGGTGACCACCCGCTATACATGGCTCTTTACTTCTTCCTAATCATTGGTTTCACCTACTTCTACGTAGCCATTACCTTCGATCCAATCGAGGTTGCTGACAACATGAAGAAGTACGGTGGCTTCATCCCTGGTATTCGTGCCGGCCGCCCAACTACCGAATTCCTTGAGTTCGTGTTGAGCCGCATCACCTTCCCAGGTGCCATCTACCTTGGTCTAATCGCATTGATTCCATTGATTGCGTTCTCACTCATCGGCGCCAACCAGAACTTCCCGTTCGGTGGAACCTCGAT
This window harbors:
- the secY gene encoding preprotein translocase subunit SecY, whose product is MLSAIVRAFRTPDLRNKLAFTLAIVAIFRLGSFIPAPFVDYGNVQKCLAQTQNTSGLYELVNLFSGGALLQLSIFALGIMPYITASIITQLLRVVIPRFEALSKEGASGQATLTQYTRYLTIALGVLQSTTLIAVARQGALFGADCVLPILTDSSPIAVGLMVLTMTAGTGLIMWMGELITERGVGNGMSLLIFTSIASTFPASLAGIAQTKSIETLLVVLAIGVVVVGLVILVEQSQRRIPVQYAKRMVGRRTYGGQSTYIPIKVNMAGVVPVIFASSLLYLPALIAQFNQPDANGKVADWVTWVSNYLTQGDHPLYMALYFFLIIGFTYFYVAITFDPIEVADNMKKYGGFIPGIRAGRPTTEFLEFVLSRITFPGAIYLGLIALIPLIAFSLIGANQNFPFGGTSILIIVGVGLETVKQINAQMQQRNYEGLLK
- the rplO gene encoding 50S ribosomal protein L15; translation: MADEKKAPAAKAAPKAAAKPAAEKAPAKAAAPKAAAKPAAEKAAPTKAAAPKAAAEEKEAKAAAPKAAPKAAAKKAEKPAAEKSNVLKLHHLRPAPGSKKERTRVGRGEASKGKTAGRGTKGTKARYQVRPGFEGGGVRLVMRTPKLRGFKNPFRVEYQVVNVETLAELFPAGGTVTVADLVAKGAVRKNEPVKVLGNGDISVKLNVTVDKVSESAKAKIVAAGGSVND
- the rpmD gene encoding 50S ribosomal protein L30 is translated as MATSLKVTQIKSAIGNKPNQRETLRSLGLKRIGDIIVKDDSLVVRGMVRTVAHLVKVEEIN
- the rplR gene encoding 50S ribosomal protein L18, yielding MGLIPKTRGKSKSAARTRRHLRLRKKIKGDALRPRLVVNRSARHVFVQVVDDTKGITLVSASTMEANFRQSADDKSAKSKAVGLLIAERAKKAGISEVVFDRGGNKYAGRIAAIADGAREGGLVL
- the rpsE gene encoding 30S ribosomal protein S5, producing MADNKEQKLSTETTDAAATAVATETVEPNEREARRGSRDRAPRGDRRERETEKSPFLERVVTINRVSKVVKGGRRFSFTALVVVGDGNGLVGVGYGKSKEVPSAIAKGVEEAKKNFFRVPRIASTIPHPVQGEAAAGVVLLRPAAAGTGVIAGGPVRAVLECAGIHDVLSKSLGSSNTINIVHATIEALRQLEEPAAVAARRGLSLEEVAPAGLLRQQKAGA